A window of Desulforhopalus sp. contains these coding sequences:
- a CDS encoding glycosyltransferase, with product MNVMNMDVLWFVNKPITPTMVEAHKNSGTGGWLEGLASIVCADVTLSVAYVDPYGPAEIKSDFLTCYAIRPRAWRTRLLARSLFNVGHDDGPILDQAREIVEKVRPDLIDIHGTEKAFGGLMPEARSKGIPVLLTLQGILGSFQRHIQGGYDDLFLRTFFYDYGGSLQSLFPKRVANHKRHVQKQAIREHLYIRQAEFISGRTQWDRRISMLINPPCHYFHVDRALRTDFYKNRWLSPNPSEPFRVHTTLGDSLMKGFDVLAEAAALLDENDIPVEWSIAGISSSSMSVKAARKKMGVRFPDRSFQLCGRLNPESLIRKMCEAHVYVMASYMENSPNNLAEAMCLGMPCVATLAGGSGSYIRDGEDGILVQPGDPLGLAGAIAQLKNDPGFARALGECARERALKRHSPELVKKQLLGAYKEILASKQESEMPRPVV from the coding sequence ATGAATGTGATGAATATGGATGTATTATGGTTTGTAAACAAACCCATTACACCAACAATGGTTGAGGCTCATAAAAATTCAGGCACTGGTGGATGGCTAGAGGGTTTAGCAAGCATTGTCTGCGCTGATGTGACACTGAGTGTGGCTTATGTCGATCCATACGGTCCGGCCGAAATAAAAAGCGACTTCTTAACCTGTTATGCGATAAGGCCACGAGCGTGGCGCACCCGGCTTCTGGCACGTTCATTATTTAACGTAGGTCATGATGATGGGCCGATACTGGATCAGGCAAGGGAAATTGTAGAAAAGGTGCGTCCGGATCTTATTGACATTCACGGGACAGAGAAGGCTTTCGGAGGGCTAATGCCGGAAGCTCGCTCAAAAGGTATTCCAGTGCTTTTGACGTTACAGGGGATTCTTGGATCTTTTCAAAGACATATCCAAGGTGGATATGATGACTTGTTTTTGCGTACCTTTTTCTACGACTATGGTGGAAGCTTGCAGTCCTTGTTTCCCAAGCGGGTAGCCAATCACAAAAGACACGTACAAAAACAAGCGATACGAGAGCACCTTTACATCAGACAGGCGGAGTTTATTTCTGGCCGTACACAATGGGATCGGCGAATTTCGATGCTAATTAATCCTCCCTGTCATTATTTCCATGTAGATAGAGCTTTGCGGACTGATTTCTATAAAAACAGATGGTTATCGCCGAATCCATCAGAACCGTTTCGTGTTCATACCACATTGGGAGACTCTCTGATGAAGGGCTTTGACGTGCTCGCCGAAGCGGCGGCGCTTCTTGATGAGAATGACATCCCTGTCGAGTGGTCTATTGCGGGTATTTCATCCAGCTCTATGTCCGTGAAAGCGGCACGGAAGAAAATGGGAGTCCGTTTTCCAGATCGATCATTTCAATTATGTGGGCGCTTGAATCCAGAATCGTTAATCCGGAAAATGTGTGAAGCTCATGTATATGTGATGGCCTCATATATGGAAAATAGCCCGAATAATTTAGCGGAGGCGATGTGTTTGGGCATGCCTTGTGTGGCTACGCTGGCTGGCGGAAGCGGTTCGTACATTCGGGATGGAGAGGACGGAATATTAGTCCAGCCTGGGGATCCTCTTGGTTTGGCGGGCGCTATTGCTCAACTAAAGAATGATCCTGGGTTTGCTCGTGCATTGGGTGAGTGTGCGCGTGAAAGGGCACTGAAAAGGCATTCCCCGGAGCTAGTCAAGAAACAACTACTTGGTGCGTATAAAGAGATTCTTGCTTCTAAGCAGGAATCTGAAATGCCACGGCCCGTGGTGTAG
- a CDS encoding FkbM family methyltransferase, translating to MSTLASEYMLAEVGLQPEDVVIDIGANIGEVSKFVCETYRAKAIGIEPDQKEFQCLLRNTSHERYLALNLALWAESGEKEIFFKNNTSDTSLIEPRDFERKSTISVFSLDDVMARDDVSNFVDGAVIKLIKLEAEGAEPEILRGAVKTLARTRFISVDCGPERGINEETTVVEVIRLLHTKGYSIVGYFAKRSILLFKNDKISN from the coding sequence TTGTCGACGCTGGCTTCCGAATACATGCTTGCGGAGGTTGGATTGCAACCAGAAGATGTTGTAATAGATATCGGAGCGAATATTGGTGAGGTCTCCAAATTCGTTTGTGAGACTTATCGGGCTAAAGCTATCGGAATTGAGCCGGATCAGAAGGAGTTCCAGTGTCTACTTCGCAACACATCGCATGAAAGATATCTAGCCTTGAACTTAGCGCTCTGGGCGGAAAGTGGCGAGAAAGAGATATTTTTTAAAAATAATACGAGTGATACATCACTGATTGAGCCAAGGGATTTTGAACGTAAAAGCACTATATCCGTATTCAGTTTAGATGATGTCATGGCCAGAGATGATGTATCGAATTTTGTTGATGGTGCTGTCATTAAGTTGATTAAACTTGAGGCTGAAGGGGCGGAGCCAGAAATTTTAAGAGGTGCTGTGAAGACCTTGGCTCGAACGAGATTCATTAGCGTGGATTGTGGGCCTGAAAGAGGCATAAACGAAGAGACGACTGTAGTTGAGGTGATTCGACTGCTTCACACAAAAGGGTATTCGATTGTCGGTTATTTTGCCAAAAGATCAATTTTATTATTTAAAAACGATAAGATCTCCAACTAG
- a CDS encoding ABC transporter ATP-binding protein/permease — MKTDLRRPATHQTLTQYTQMLALIRKVLALLSPRERRQSYLLFIMSLIVALLEVIGIASIMPFMAVLVNPDMVKDNVYLNTVYSALEFTDPGRFLLFLGVMVFVALIISISSKAFTTWAISHFTQMREYSVGRRLLAGYLRQPYEWFLNQHSADLGKSVLSEAQLVVRGALVPLMEYLARITVVVAVLLLLVVVNPIVALVVGIAMGGAYSMIYIGLRRMLDRVGTERVAANEKRFKVVSETFGGIKELKLGALEDVALRRFDGPAQRFARTQVLAYVMGILPRYALEIISFGGILILTLFLMRSGNGLQDTLPMIALYALAGYRLMPALQESYRTATSLRFSGPALDRLHGDLQALAAEEVSDSNSSQRMIPERRIQLKDATYSYPNAPRPAVAGLNLEIQANKTVGLVGRTGSGKTTAVDLILGLLKPQCGALYVDGAEITQENRRSWQRTLGYVPQQIFLADDTVAANIAFGIEKEQINQEAVEYAASVANLHEFVTRELPMGYQTFVGERGTRLSGGQRQRIGIARALYHQPKVLILDEATSALDNLMEQAVMEAVQNLAGEITIIMIAHRLSTLRDCDSICVLEHGRIVDEGSFDELTQKNEQFRIFIH, encoded by the coding sequence TTGAAGACCGACCTCAGAAGACCAGCCACTCACCAAACGCTAACTCAATACACCCAAATGCTAGCTTTAATCCGGAAAGTTCTGGCGCTCCTCTCTCCCAGAGAGCGTCGCCAGAGCTACCTATTGTTCATTATGAGTCTCATTGTAGCCTTATTAGAGGTAATTGGCATTGCCTCGATTATGCCGTTCATGGCAGTGTTGGTTAACCCGGATATGGTCAAGGACAACGTTTACCTGAACACCGTTTATTCCGCGCTCGAATTTACCGATCCGGGGCGGTTCCTTCTTTTTCTCGGAGTTATGGTGTTCGTTGCTCTCATCATCTCCATCTCTTCTAAAGCGTTCACGACGTGGGCAATTTCTCATTTCACGCAGATGCGTGAATATTCGGTCGGTCGCCGACTTCTGGCAGGTTATTTGCGGCAGCCTTACGAATGGTTTCTCAACCAACATAGCGCGGATCTTGGTAAGAGTGTGTTGAGTGAGGCGCAATTGGTAGTGAGAGGTGCTCTGGTGCCACTCATGGAATACCTGGCTCGCATCACTGTCGTTGTTGCGGTTCTTCTGCTGCTGGTAGTAGTAAACCCGATTGTTGCTTTAGTGGTTGGTATTGCCATGGGCGGCGCCTATTCCATGATTTATATCGGACTGCGTCGGATGCTTGACCGCGTAGGAACCGAACGCGTGGCAGCCAACGAGAAACGTTTCAAGGTGGTTAGTGAAACCTTTGGTGGCATTAAGGAGCTTAAGCTTGGTGCATTGGAAGATGTTGCACTTAGGCGTTTTGATGGGCCAGCTCAACGCTTCGCACGTACGCAAGTCCTGGCGTATGTCATGGGAATTTTACCGCGCTATGCGCTCGAGATTATCAGCTTCGGCGGTATTCTGATTTTGACGCTTTTCCTGATGCGTAGCGGAAACGGCCTGCAAGACACTCTTCCAATGATTGCGCTCTATGCGCTGGCGGGCTATCGTTTGATGCCCGCACTACAGGAATCCTATCGCACTGCTACATCGCTCCGATTCTCTGGACCTGCATTGGATCGCCTCCATGGCGATCTGCAGGCCCTTGCGGCTGAGGAGGTTTCTGATTCTAATTCGAGTCAGAGAATGATTCCAGAGCGGAGGATTCAATTAAAAGATGCCACCTATAGCTACCCGAACGCTCCACGTCCTGCTGTGGCTGGACTGAATCTCGAGATTCAGGCAAACAAAACAGTTGGCCTGGTAGGCAGGACAGGCTCGGGAAAGACCACAGCTGTCGATCTCATTCTCGGTCTATTAAAACCACAATGTGGCGCTTTGTATGTGGATGGTGCGGAGATCACTCAAGAGAATCGCCGCTCATGGCAACGCACGCTCGGCTATGTGCCCCAGCAGATATTCCTCGCCGACGATACCGTGGCTGCCAACATCGCATTCGGCATAGAGAAGGAGCAGATCAATCAGGAGGCTGTCGAGTATGCGGCCAGCGTTGCGAACCTGCATGAGTTTGTAACCCGGGAACTTCCTATGGGCTATCAAACGTTCGTCGGCGAGCGTGGTACTCGTCTTTCCGGCGGACAGCGCCAGCGCATTGGAATAGCACGCGCACTTTATCATCAACCAAAGGTTTTAATACTTGATGAAGCAACCAGCGCACTCGACAATCTCATGGAACAAGCTGTTATGGAAGCCGTGCAAAACCTGGCCGGTGAAATCACCATCATCATGATCGCCCACCGCTTGAGTACGCTGCGCGATTGCGACAGTATCTGTGTTCTCGAACATGGTCGAATTGTGGATGAAGGAAGCTTTGATGAACTTACCCAAAAGAACGAACAGTTTCGTATTTTCATACACTAA
- a CDS encoding MBL fold metallo-hydrolase codes for MLLAIGYSVKREGISTINTKISHLGAKECVTGSCHLIETRPGTPEGINILVDCGTSQGDDPVLPFADFPVQPSQIDYLFLTHAHIDHIGRVPDLIEAGFRGEIICTHATKALLQPMLRDAMSFSAKTDQEVQRLETLIEEMSWGFELQETFTLKKGITFKLGNAGHILGSCFILLTFPEASTSPAGEYRVLFSGDLGCAGTPILPDPDPPDACDLLILESTYGDRLHPSRKGRIEALRKLLQKALADKGIVYIPAFALGRTQELLYELDRIGLKVPVFIDSPLGLEITKIYSNLENYWDEEAKHLKARGDHPFDFKGLYAVAKYQDHKTLLDINGPAIIIAGSGMCTGGRIVDHLKHGLDDPKNDIFFVGYQAEGTPGRRIIEKKTPVKAGVHILTAYSAHADQRVLVDWVRSMPQPPQEIRLVHGDEEARRTLALALGLNSNV; via the coding sequence TTGCTGCTCGCGATTGGTTACTCAGTGAAAAGGGAGGGCATTAGTACGATAAATACGAAAATCTCCCACCTCGGCGCAAAAGAGTGCGTCACCGGCTCCTGTCATCTGATTGAGACCCGGCCGGGGACGCCCGAGGGCATTAATATCCTCGTTGATTGCGGTACCTCCCAGGGTGACGATCCGGTATTGCCCTTTGCCGACTTCCCGGTACAACCCAGCCAGATCGACTATCTTTTCCTGACCCACGCCCATATCGACCATATCGGCCGGGTGCCGGATCTGATCGAAGCCGGGTTTCGCGGCGAGATCATCTGCACCCATGCCACCAAGGCACTGCTGCAGCCCATGCTCCGCGACGCCATGTCGTTCTCGGCGAAAACCGACCAGGAGGTCCAGCGCCTAGAGACCTTGATTGAAGAAATGTCCTGGGGCTTTGAACTGCAGGAGACCTTTACCCTCAAGAAAGGGATTACTTTCAAGCTGGGCAATGCCGGGCATATCCTCGGCTCGTGTTTTATTTTGCTCACCTTTCCTGAAGCATCAACCTCTCCAGCTGGTGAATATCGGGTGCTGTTCTCCGGCGATCTCGGCTGCGCAGGCACCCCGATCCTGCCCGATCCCGACCCGCCGGATGCCTGCGATCTTCTCATCCTCGAATCCACCTACGGCGACAGGCTGCATCCCAGCCGCAAAGGTCGAATTGAGGCTTTGCGAAAATTGCTGCAAAAAGCCCTTGCCGACAAAGGTATCGTTTATATCCCGGCCTTTGCCTTGGGCAGAACCCAGGAGCTGCTGTATGAGCTGGATAGAATCGGCCTCAAGGTTCCCGTATTTATCGATTCTCCGCTGGGGCTGGAGATCACCAAAATCTATTCAAACCTTGAGAATTACTGGGATGAAGAGGCGAAGCATCTCAAGGCAAGAGGCGACCATCCCTTCGACTTTAAGGGCCTTTATGCAGTGGCGAAATATCAGGATCATAAAACCCTTTTGGATATCAACGGCCCGGCCATTATCATCGCCGGCAGCGGCATGTGTACCGGCGGGCGAATCGTCGACCATCTCAAACATGGGCTTGATGATCCCAAAAACGACATATTTTTTGTCGGCTATCAGGCCGAAGGTACACCCGGCAGAAGGATAATCGAGAAGAAAACTCCTGTTAAAGCAGGGGTACACATCCTCACTGCCTATTCAGCCCATGCCGATCAGAGGGTGCTTGTCGACTGGGTGCGGTCGATGCCCCAGCCGCCTCAGGAGATCCGTTTGGTACATGGAGATGAAGAGGCTCGAAGGACTCTCGCTTTGGCGTTAGGGCTTAATAGCAATGTATGA
- a CDS encoding polysaccharide biosynthesis protein produces the protein MVRFEGLIVNQLPQILLFFPILIVTKIPVFYFFGLYRGMWRYTSIADLLNITKAVAVSSGFIIMSVLYMNRFDGLSRSVFFMDGVFTFLLICCHRGTIRYLLQTKDLTLWFAQDNEKKRKKRLLLIGAGAAAEKVIREIRDNVSVLYQVVGLVDDDPRKQGLKIHDIPVVGGVDTLKECIARTRAEEVLIAVASATGEQMKRIVEICQQANTKFKVLPSMGEIIKGRLSVTSSREISYRDLLGRPTVHLDQKEIGKYLTGRTILVTGAGGSIGSELCRQILNFEPKTIILLDAGEENLYKIQMELQHEHHFQGYVPVLGKIQNRDLLNSLFCEYAPSVVFHAAAYKHVPLVEANPWEAIFNNVFAVRNLIETAIFYNTERFVLVSTDKAVRPTNVMGASKRLTELLMLAHCREQWQQSMGNNGRKKIPADCQSPETDTLNTACHNTTFMAVRFGNVLGSSGSVIPLFKHQIENGGPVTVTDPEITRYFMSVEEAAQLILQAGAMGKGGEIFLLKMGAPIKIANLAFDLIKLMGYEPESDIKIVYTGLRPGEKLYEELITEGEGIVPTTHEKIMVLHGDGKPYSEIEVLLSELASKAKVHDSRGIKEVLKKIIPEYLPDFDARSIIIPGGGYNKASS, from the coding sequence ATGGTTAGATTTGAAGGGCTAATCGTTAATCAACTCCCGCAAATTCTGCTTTTCTTCCCCATCCTGATAGTAACCAAAATTCCTGTTTTTTATTTTTTCGGCCTCTATCGTGGTATGTGGCGCTATACCAGTATTGCCGATCTGCTTAATATTACCAAGGCGGTGGCGGTATCGTCAGGTTTCATAATTATGAGTGTTCTTTATATGAACCGCTTTGATGGCCTGTCCCGGTCGGTTTTTTTCATGGATGGGGTTTTTACCTTTTTACTTATCTGCTGTCATCGCGGCACAATCCGCTATCTCCTGCAGACCAAGGATCTCACCTTATGGTTTGCCCAGGACAATGAAAAGAAGCGAAAGAAAAGGCTGTTGCTCATTGGTGCCGGCGCTGCCGCCGAAAAGGTTATTCGTGAGATCAGAGACAACGTCAGCGTCCTCTACCAGGTCGTTGGTTTGGTAGACGACGATCCAAGAAAGCAAGGTTTAAAGATTCATGACATACCGGTAGTCGGAGGTGTCGATACACTGAAGGAATGCATTGCCAGGACCAGGGCTGAGGAGGTCCTTATTGCGGTTGCGTCGGCAACCGGCGAACAGATGAAACGGATTGTCGAGATCTGTCAGCAGGCAAATACCAAATTCAAGGTGTTGCCGAGCATGGGTGAGATCATTAAGGGCCGACTGAGCGTGACCTCCAGTCGTGAAATATCCTATAGGGACTTGCTGGGCCGGCCGACGGTGCACCTCGATCAAAAGGAGATCGGCAAATATCTGACCGGCCGGACAATCCTGGTAACCGGGGCAGGCGGCTCGATTGGTTCCGAGCTATGCCGGCAGATTCTCAATTTTGAACCGAAAACCATCATTCTGCTCGATGCCGGTGAAGAGAATCTGTATAAAATCCAGATGGAATTGCAGCATGAGCATCATTTCCAAGGCTATGTTCCGGTTTTAGGGAAGATCCAGAACAGAGACTTGCTCAATTCCCTCTTCTGCGAATACGCACCTTCCGTTGTCTTCCATGCCGCAGCTTATAAACATGTGCCTCTGGTTGAAGCCAACCCTTGGGAGGCGATTTTCAATAATGTCTTTGCCGTTCGCAATCTGATTGAGACCGCCATTTTTTATAATACCGAACGTTTCGTCCTCGTCTCTACCGATAAAGCAGTACGCCCAACCAATGTTATGGGCGCCTCAAAGAGGCTTACCGAACTCCTTATGCTGGCGCACTGCCGGGAACAATGGCAGCAATCGATGGGAAACAATGGCAGAAAGAAAATACCTGCAGATTGTCAAAGCCCGGAGACAGACACCTTGAACACCGCCTGTCATAATACTACCTTCATGGCCGTCCGTTTCGGCAATGTTCTGGGGTCTTCCGGTTCGGTTATTCCCCTGTTCAAACACCAGATAGAAAACGGCGGTCCGGTAACGGTTACCGATCCGGAAATTACCCGTTATTTCATGTCGGTTGAGGAGGCAGCCCAGCTTATCCTCCAAGCCGGGGCCATGGGGAAGGGCGGGGAAATCTTTTTGTTAAAGATGGGAGCACCGATAAAGATTGCCAACCTGGCCTTTGATCTCATTAAGCTTATGGGATACGAACCGGAAAGTGATATTAAAATCGTTTACACCGGTCTTCGCCCTGGCGAAAAACTCTATGAAGAGCTGATTACCGAAGGAGAAGGTATCGTCCCGACAACGCACGAAAAAATCATGGTGCTGCATGGAGATGGAAAACCTTATAGTGAGATCGAGGTTTTGCTGAGCGAACTTGCAAGCAAGGCGAAAGTACATGATTCTCGTGGGATAAAAGAAGTGCTGAAAAAAATTATCCCCGAATACTTACCCGACTTTGACGCGAGATCAATCATTATCCCAGGCGGTGGTTACAACAAAGCATCCAGCTAA
- a CDS encoding IS630 family transposase, translated as MNELDGRKIDRKALEEIRIRAVKRVEAGESPEVVIKALGLTRPRIYEWIAKYREGGIDALRRRKAPGKTPKLAGHHLKKIYKLVVGADPRQLKFEFALWTRGMIRELIKREFGVRLSEVSVGRLLKKIGLSPQRPQRRAFQQDELLVVEWMAKDFPEIQKLAREQKAEIFFGDESSVRSDYHSGTTWAPRGETPVVKTTGARHRVNLISAINQRGVMRFMVTEDNVNSSVFITFLKRLIAGASQPIFLIIDNHPVHRSTEVRDFVKNTQGKLRLFYLPPYSPELNPDEHVWNYLKNHKIGRQTTKNGWELYKRVDGIMRSLQKLPSKIQSFFRHPMTKYTLMFGNQCTA; from the coding sequence ATGAATGAACTTGACGGCAGAAAAATTGATCGAAAGGCGCTGGAAGAGATTCGCATCAGAGCTGTAAAGCGAGTTGAGGCCGGTGAGAGCCCTGAGGTAGTTATCAAAGCCCTGGGGCTCACCCGGCCTCGCATCTATGAATGGATTGCGAAGTATAGAGAAGGCGGCATAGATGCTCTTCGCAGGCGCAAGGCGCCCGGCAAGACTCCGAAACTTGCTGGTCACCATCTGAAGAAGATTTACAAGTTGGTTGTGGGGGCTGATCCTCGGCAACTGAAATTTGAGTTTGCACTGTGGACTCGCGGCATGATCCGTGAGTTGATCAAGCGAGAGTTCGGTGTTCGACTGAGTGAAGTCTCGGTTGGCCGTTTGCTGAAGAAAATTGGTTTGAGCCCACAACGTCCCCAGCGACGTGCCTTTCAGCAGGACGAGCTGCTGGTTGTTGAATGGATGGCTAAGGATTTTCCTGAAATTCAAAAACTTGCCCGTGAACAGAAGGCTGAGATTTTCTTTGGCGACGAATCTTCTGTGCGTTCTGATTATCACTCTGGCACCACCTGGGCGCCACGAGGGGAAACACCCGTGGTAAAGACCACAGGAGCCAGGCATAGAGTGAATTTGATCTCTGCCATCAATCAGCGCGGCGTCATGCGTTTCATGGTTACCGAAGACAACGTGAACTCCTCGGTTTTTATCACATTTCTTAAGCGACTTATTGCCGGGGCCTCGCAGCCGATCTTTTTGATTATTGATAACCACCCTGTCCATCGATCCACTGAGGTTCGTGACTTTGTCAAGAACACGCAAGGCAAACTGAGACTCTTCTATTTGCCTCCGTATTCTCCCGAGTTGAATCCCGATGAACATGTCTGGAATTATTTGAAAAATCATAAGATCGGCAGGCAAACCACTAAAAATGGATGGGAACTATACAAGAGAGTTGATGGCATCATGCGATCTCTACAGAAACTACCAAGTAAGATACAATCATTCTTTAGGCATCCAATGACCAAATACACTTTAATGTTCGGCAATCAATGCACGGCTTAA
- a CDS encoding ATP-binding protein encodes MGDQFRQVVRQKIVDSLDAAIPVLTRRDIWLPAVPNKATAVIGMRRAGKTSLLWQILAERFAQGTPREGLLYFSFEDERLAGMQAKDLDMLVEEYYRLYPKWRDQQRATFFLDEIQVIPGWEMFARRLLDSEKIDLFLSGSSARMLSREVATSMRGRAMEAVVLPFSFRESLRHRGVEPLKSPEYLSKSIRSLLDNHLLSYLKQGGFPEVQGLDAANRIALLNGYVDVVLLRDVVERHGISQPLVLRWMVRQLLGNAAGTFSINKFHLDLKSQGIAVGKETLHTYLGYLEDTFLLRSIAIATDSERRRRVNPRKVYPIDAGLIPIFDRSGKANLGHALETAVFLELDRRAAEVTYVRTIQGFEVDFHARYVEGHEELIQVCASVDQPATFSREIRGLLDAMKDFPRAEPVLIALDRPVSLDIPSAVTVVAARDWLLSEKGGH; translated from the coding sequence ATGGGAGATCAATTTCGTCAGGTTGTTCGACAAAAAATTGTCGATTCGCTCGATGCAGCCATTCCGGTGTTGACGCGCCGTGATATCTGGTTGCCAGCCGTACCAAACAAGGCAACCGCCGTGATTGGGATGCGGCGTGCGGGTAAAACCAGTCTGCTCTGGCAAATCCTGGCTGAGCGTTTTGCCCAAGGGACACCGCGTGAAGGGTTGTTGTATTTCAGCTTTGAGGATGAGCGCCTGGCAGGCATGCAGGCAAAAGACCTTGATATGCTGGTGGAGGAATATTATCGCCTTTATCCGAAATGGCGGGACCAGCAGCGGGCCACCTTTTTTCTTGATGAAATTCAGGTCATCCCCGGCTGGGAAATGTTTGCTCGCCGGCTTCTCGACAGCGAAAAAATTGATCTGTTTCTCTCCGGCTCTTCTGCTCGGATGCTCTCGCGTGAAGTGGCCACCAGCATGCGAGGCCGTGCCATGGAAGCCGTTGTTCTGCCGTTCAGCTTCCGCGAGAGCTTGCGCCACAGGGGGGTGGAGCCGCTGAAATCGCCGGAATACTTGTCGAAATCCATACGCTCCCTGCTCGACAACCACCTCCTCAGCTATCTGAAGCAAGGTGGTTTTCCCGAGGTGCAGGGGCTGGATGCCGCTAATCGTATCGCCTTATTGAATGGCTATGTGGATGTTGTGCTGCTGCGCGATGTCGTGGAACGTCATGGAATCTCACAACCGCTGGTATTGCGTTGGATGGTGCGCCAGCTGCTGGGCAATGCGGCAGGCACTTTCAGTATCAATAAATTCCATTTAGACCTGAAATCTCAAGGTATTGCAGTCGGCAAAGAAACATTGCACACGTACCTGGGCTATCTTGAGGACACTTTTCTGTTACGCAGCATAGCTATCGCCACCGATTCGGAACGGCGCCGCAGGGTTAATCCGCGTAAGGTCTACCCCATTGACGCCGGTTTGATTCCGATTTTTGATCGGTCGGGTAAAGCCAACCTCGGCCACGCCCTTGAAACTGCTGTGTTCCTGGAGTTGGACAGACGTGCTGCGGAAGTTACCTATGTACGGACCATACAAGGCTTTGAGGTTGATTTCCATGCACGCTATGTCGAAGGCCACGAAGAATTGATCCAGGTATGTGCCAGCGTTGATCAGCCGGCAACGTTTTCCCGAGAAATCAGAGGATTACTCGATGCGATGAAAGACTTTCCCCGGGCCGAACCGGTACTGATTGCCCTTGACCGACCCGTATCGTTAGACATCCCCTCTGCGGTGACGGTTGTTGCTGCTCGCGATTGGTTACTCAGTGAAAAGGGAGGGCATTAG
- a CDS encoding glycosyltransferase, which yields MKIRIVTLASFPEGLAATSRIRCYAKALQEQGDDVEVVSPKNIHLLPGRCWLFEGESEGIRFRLLCNREAKGGLWKRYLRAYMEPIVLSLYTIATMWQCDVFFIYANTAMSRFLMMLLLRVGGKKIVLELNEYPYATEGSRITRLPGVSYFLRAFVLHAVFPLANGFIVISQALEDVAKRYAPKTKKILVPILTEHLPSPSPKRKAGTEEVYLFHAGSLSEQKDGILAVFDAFSMAHQMLNEQYGIRLKFFLTNKVTQSSTWEGIVRILAKHGLHDAIVITGFCPERNLQGLMSGALAHIINKPKSFQNHYNFPTKLGSCLASGRPVIFAAEGLEANRYLVDGDNAFVVAPDDSEKMAKAVVRCYHERELGANIGKRGMETVEQHFHYGRHALRMNKFIRSL from the coding sequence ATGAAGATCCGCATTGTAACATTAGCGAGCTTTCCTGAAGGTCTTGCAGCAACATCGCGGATTCGTTGCTATGCGAAAGCGCTACAGGAGCAAGGCGATGACGTAGAGGTGGTTTCACCAAAAAACATTCATCTTCTTCCCGGACGGTGCTGGTTATTCGAGGGTGAGAGTGAAGGCATTCGGTTCAGGTTGCTTTGTAACCGGGAAGCCAAGGGTGGCCTGTGGAAGCGGTACCTGCGTGCCTATATGGAACCGATTGTGCTTTCGTTGTACACCATCGCCACAATGTGGCAATGTGATGTATTTTTCATTTATGCCAACACGGCGATGTCACGCTTTCTTATGATGCTGCTTCTGAGAGTTGGAGGCAAAAAGATCGTTCTCGAACTCAATGAATATCCGTACGCCACCGAAGGAAGCAGGATTACGCGCCTTCCAGGTGTTAGCTACTTTCTTCGCGCCTTCGTCCTGCATGCCGTTTTCCCACTCGCTAATGGGTTTATTGTGATTTCACAGGCACTGGAGGATGTCGCTAAAAGATATGCACCTAAGACGAAGAAAATCCTAGTTCCTATTCTGACTGAGCATCTTCCCTCTCCCTCTCCTAAGCGCAAGGCCGGAACGGAAGAAGTCTATTTATTTCATGCCGGATCATTGTCGGAGCAAAAGGATGGTATCTTAGCGGTCTTTGATGCCTTCTCGATGGCACATCAAATGCTTAACGAACAATATGGGATTCGATTAAAATTTTTTCTCACTAACAAGGTCACTCAATCTTCAACATGGGAAGGGATTGTGAGGATTTTGGCGAAACACGGACTCCATGATGCCATTGTTATCACAGGTTTCTGCCCGGAGAGGAACCTGCAGGGGTTAATGTCTGGGGCGCTCGCCCATATCATAAATAAACCGAAAAGCTTTCAGAATCATTACAATTTTCCTACGAAACTCGGCTCCTGTCTGGCTTCAGGTAGACCTGTGATCTTTGCAGCGGAGGGTTTGGAGGCGAATCGCTATCTGGTGGATGGGGATAATGCATTCGTGGTGGCGCCAGATGACAGCGAAAAAATGGCAAAAGCAGTAGTACGTTGTTACCATGAACGAGAGCTTGGGGCGAATATTGGGAAACGGGGGATGGAGACGGTGGAGCAGCATTTTCACTACGGTCGGCATGCCTTGAGAATGAATAAATTCATTCGGTCACTTTAA